In a genomic window of Flavobacterium sp. KACC 22761:
- a CDS encoding glycoside hydrolase family 43 protein has protein sequence MPEDSIENIDFAALDKRAISSPLVNHIYTADPSAHVFNGKIYIYPSHDIDAGIPFNDNGDHFGMEDYHVISMENVNAKAVDHGVALHVNDVPWAVRQMWAPDAACKNGKYYLYFPAKRADGIFQIGVAISDSPIGPFKSEPTAIKGSYTIDPAVFEDNDGKFYIYFGGIWGGQLQKYRNNIYDKSNEEPLANEEALGPIVALLSDDMKEFAEDPKEIKILDENGKPLLAGDNERRFFEASWVHKYQGKYYFSYSTGDTHFICYAIGDSPYGPFVYKGRILNPVVGWTSHHSICEIENEWYLFYHDSSLSKGVTHLRSIKVTKIEYNEDGSIVTIDPYKNQD, from the coding sequence ATGCCTGAAGATAGCATTGAAAACATTGATTTTGCCGCATTAGATAAGCGTGCAATTTCAAGTCCATTAGTCAATCATATTTACACCGCTGACCCGTCGGCACATGTTTTTAACGGCAAAATATACATCTATCCATCGCATGATATTGATGCGGGAATTCCCTTTAATGATAATGGAGACCATTTTGGAATGGAGGATTATCATGTAATTTCGATGGAGAATGTTAATGCAAAAGCAGTAGATCATGGCGTAGCTTTACATGTTAATGATGTTCCGTGGGCTGTTCGCCAAATGTGGGCGCCAGATGCTGCTTGTAAAAATGGCAAATATTATTTGTATTTTCCAGCAAAACGCGCAGACGGAATTTTCCAGATTGGTGTTGCAATAAGCGATTCTCCAATTGGACCATTTAAATCAGAACCAACTGCTATAAAAGGAAGCTACACTATTGATCCAGCCGTTTTTGAGGATAATGATGGGAAGTTTTATATTTATTTTGGTGGCATTTGGGGCGGTCAGCTTCAAAAGTATAGAAACAATATATACGATAAATCAAATGAGGAACCGCTGGCAAATGAAGAAGCTTTAGGTCCAATCGTAGCTTTGCTTTCTGATGATATGAAAGAGTTTGCTGAAGATCCAAAAGAGATTAAAATCTTGGATGAAAACGGAAAACCTTTATTAGCTGGAGATAATGAACGTCGATTTTTTGAAGCTTCGTGGGTTCATAAATATCAAGGAAAATATTATTTTTCGTACTCAACCGGTGATACGCATTTTATTTGTTATGCAATTGGCGACAGTCCATACGGACCTTTTGTTTATAAAGGACGCATTTTAAATCCTGTGGTAGGCTGGACTTCGCATCATTCTATTTGCGAAATTGAAAACGAATGGTATTTGTTTTATCATGATTCGAGTTTGTCAAAAGGCGTGACGCATTTGCGATCTATAAAAGTTACCAAAATTGAGTATAACGAAGACGGTTCGATTGTGACGATTGATCCTTATAAGAACCAAGATTAA
- a CDS encoding MFS transporter produces MNFNSQKLSIKEKIGYSLGDLAANLVFQTLMTYLAYFYTDIYGLSPAHSSIIMLVVGLIAAFIFNPIIGVLADRTTSKWGKFRPWILWTAVPLGVIALLAFTTPNFSYQGKVIYAVTTYSLLLLFYAANNLPYSALSGVITGDMGERNSMSSYRFVAVMFAQFFVQVFMLGIIKSVGNGDKAVGIEKVMTVLAIIGTIMLLITFFTTKERIVPKPEQKSSVKEDLSDLVKNRPWVIMLSLTTLVFITLAMKGGSYVYYFENYVDKDQLAVFIRPILNTLSNIGLNHFGSDPVSAGFGLFNAGGIIFMIVGITLSKSLADKYGKRNIFGLFLFISTLFILAFYFFPSTSIGFMFFSQILHGFFYGITIPLLWAMIADVADYSEWLNNRRATAIIFSAMMVGLKAGLSIGGALTTSLLGYFNYVPNAPQQTDIAINGIKLLVSVFPAIPFLIGVGLLFFYKIDKKMEVQIESDLKERRV; encoded by the coding sequence ATGAATTTTAATTCCCAAAAATTATCCATAAAAGAAAAAATTGGATATAGCTTAGGTGATCTTGCAGCAAATTTAGTGTTTCAGACATTGATGACTTATCTGGCGTATTTTTATACTGATATTTACGGATTATCGCCCGCACATTCCTCCATTATAATGTTGGTTGTTGGTTTGATCGCTGCCTTTATTTTCAATCCTATTATTGGTGTCCTGGCAGACAGAACGACTAGTAAATGGGGAAAATTCAGACCTTGGATTTTATGGACTGCCGTGCCATTGGGTGTAATAGCATTGCTTGCTTTTACAACACCAAATTTCTCTTATCAAGGCAAGGTAATTTATGCCGTTACAACTTATAGCTTGTTATTGCTTTTTTATGCAGCAAATAATCTGCCATATTCTGCGTTAAGCGGTGTGATTACAGGTGACATGGGCGAACGAAACAGTATGTCATCCTACCGATTTGTGGCGGTTATGTTTGCACAGTTTTTTGTTCAAGTTTTTATGCTAGGAATTATAAAAAGTGTTGGAAATGGCGACAAAGCTGTTGGAATCGAGAAAGTAATGACTGTTTTGGCAATTATTGGGACCATTATGCTTTTGATTACTTTTTTCACTACAAAAGAACGAATAGTTCCAAAGCCAGAGCAAAAATCAAGCGTGAAAGAGGATTTAAGCGATTTGGTAAAAAACAGGCCATGGGTAATTATGCTTTCGCTTACGACTTTGGTTTTTATTACACTGGCAATGAAAGGCGGATCGTATGTATATTATTTTGAAAATTATGTAGATAAAGATCAATTGGCAGTTTTTATTCGGCCAATTTTAAATACCTTATCAAATATTGGGTTGAACCATTTTGGTAGTGATCCCGTTTCAGCAGGATTTGGATTATTTAATGCCGGTGGCATCATCTTTATGATAGTTGGAATTACTTTGTCCAAAAGCCTTGCAGATAAATACGGAAAGCGAAATATATTCGGTTTGTTTTTATTCATTTCAACGCTTTTTATTCTTGCCTTCTATTTTTTTCCTTCAACATCAATCGGCTTTATGTTTTTCTCGCAAATCCTGCATGGATTTTTCTACGGAATTACAATTCCGCTTCTTTGGGCAATGATTGCTGATGTTGCCGATTATTCTGAATGGCTGAATAACCGCCGTGCGACTGCAATTATTTTTTCAGCCATGATGGTTGGGTTAAAAGCAGGTTTAAGTATTGGAGGTGCTTTGACAACTTCACTGTTAGGATATTTTAATTACGTTCCAAATGCTCCGCAGCAGACAGATATAGCAATAAATGGAATAAAATTGCTGGTTAGTGTTTTTCCTGCAATACCTTTCCTAATTGGCGTTGGATTATTGTTTTTTTACAAAATCGACAAGAAAATGGAAGTGCAGATTGAATCAGATTTAAAAGAAAGAAGAGTTTAA
- a CDS encoding endo-1,4-beta-xylanase, giving the protein MKFINPYVFAAATLLMVSCSSKKETLSLKDAYKNDFYIGTALSADQIQEKNTKEDSLIKKEFNAITAENIMKSMFVHPQKDKYDFTLADKFLAYGEKNKMFVHGHTLIWHSQLAPWMEKIKDSTEMKAFMKDHITTIVSKYKGRIGSWDVVNEALNEDGTLRKSVFLNTLGEQYLVDAFKLAAKADPKVDLYYNDYNIEEPAKRAGAIALIKKIKAAGGKVDGVGIQGHWRLASPSIEEIEKSILEYSALGIKVAFTELDITVLPNPWDLKGADVNQNFEGSEKKNPYPKALPDSIQNQLAERYASIFKLFLKHKDKISRVTFWGVHDGQSWLNDWPIKGRTNYPLPFDTQLKHKKAYNSILQLKAKKD; this is encoded by the coding sequence ATGAAATTTATTAACCCTTATGTGTTTGCCGCTGCAACGTTGTTGATGGTAAGCTGTTCTTCAAAAAAAGAAACGCTATCTTTAAAAGACGCTTATAAAAACGATTTCTACATTGGAACGGCTTTAAGTGCAGACCAAATTCAAGAAAAAAATACTAAAGAAGATTCCTTGATTAAAAAAGAGTTTAATGCAATTACTGCAGAAAACATTATGAAATCAATGTTTGTGCATCCGCAAAAGGATAAATATGATTTTACATTGGCGGACAAATTTTTGGCATACGGCGAAAAAAATAAAATGTTTGTTCACGGACATACTTTGATTTGGCACAGCCAATTAGCGCCTTGGATGGAAAAAATAAAAGACAGTACCGAAATGAAAGCTTTTATGAAAGATCATATCACGACGATTGTTTCTAAATATAAAGGAAGAATTGGTTCCTGGGATGTTGTAAATGAAGCTTTAAACGAAGATGGAACTTTACGAAAATCAGTTTTTTTGAATACGCTTGGCGAACAATATTTAGTTGATGCTTTCAAATTAGCAGCAAAAGCAGATCCAAAAGTAGATTTATATTACAACGATTACAATATTGAAGAACCTGCAAAAAGAGCCGGAGCAATCGCTTTAATCAAAAAAATAAAAGCTGCTGGCGGAAAGGTTGACGGTGTTGGAATTCAGGGACATTGGCGATTAGCAAGTCCGTCAATTGAAGAAATTGAAAAAAGTATTTTGGAATATTCAGCTTTAGGAATTAAAGTTGCGTTTACAGAATTAGATATTACGGTCTTGCCAAATCCGTGGGATTTAAAAGGGGCAGATGTAAATCAGAATTTTGAAGGAAGCGAAAAAAAGAATCCGTATCCAAAAGCATTGCCAGATTCTATTCAAAACCAACTTGCAGAGCGTTATGCTTCGATTTTTAAATTGTTTTTAAAACACAAAGACAAAATCAGCAGAGTAACTTTTTGGGGTGTTCATGACGGACAATCTTGGTTAAACGATTGGCCTATAAAAGGAAGAACGAATTACCCGCTTCCATTTGATACTCAATTGAAACATAAAAAAGCATACAACAGCATTTTGCAGCTTAAAGCAAAAAAAGATTAA
- a CDS encoding glycosyl hydrolase 115 family protein produces MCLKIKTSYIILLFFLIGLSANSYAINPEKYIVNQGSNENFPLVSKGKIASVLVDDKDYAGVLKVTGHLENDLFKVSDLHPKRIKKVSEAGDFVVIIGTIGKSEIINQLAKKGKIDAKELQGKWEKFTTQIVENPFKGIKKALVIAGSDKRGTIYGIYDLSSQIGVSPWYFWADVPAKKQSELHVLPGIHSQGEPKVKYRGIFINDEAPALTGWAFEKFGGFNSKFYDNVFELILRMKGNYLWPAMWGRMFYVEDPQNAVLADEYGIVMGTSHHEPLSRAHAEWGKEKGKWDFNTNSEALITFWKDGIKRMGNKETIVTIGMRGDGDEPMTEGTAIGLLENIVKTQRNIIAEVTKKPAEKTPQMWALYKEVQDYYDKGMRVPDDVTLLLCDDNWGNIRKLPELNAKPRKGGYGIYYHYDYVGGPRNYKWINTNQIERTWEQMDLAYQRGVDKIWIVNVGDIKPMEFPIAFFLDMAWNPEKFNAGNLQEYYVNWAKENFGGQFAEEIATILKLYTKYNSRRKPELLDEKTYSVTNYNEADRVVADYQKLVEKANAINEKLQPEYKDAFYQLVLFPVLASANLNELYVATAKNHLYAAQGKASANEYVEKVKSLFERDSLLTNYYHTKVANGKWNHMMSQTHIGYTNWQQPDKNVIPKTKTVEVLNKSEAGISAQDTPNAETSINKNRDLANVRGFVEDNGYISIESKNYSEAINSDSVKWTIIPNLGKTDSGITIKPSNIQPIEISEQSPRLEYNVHFFSKGKVKVKAFFSPTINFKMGDGLKYGIGFDSEKPQIMNLNGDSSEKAWATSVANNIKIITSEHQIENSGNHVLKIYAIDAALVLQKIVIETEEGKVLESYLGPPESFRKE; encoded by the coding sequence ATGTGCTTAAAAATTAAAACATCATACATAATTTTATTGTTTTTCCTAATCGGATTAAGCGCAAATTCGTATGCCATAAATCCTGAGAAATATATAGTTAATCAGGGTTCTAATGAAAATTTTCCTTTGGTTTCAAAAGGAAAAATAGCTTCGGTTTTAGTTGACGATAAAGATTATGCAGGAGTTTTAAAAGTGACGGGGCATTTAGAAAACGATCTTTTTAAAGTTTCTGATTTGCATCCGAAAAGAATTAAAAAGGTTTCTGAAGCAGGAGATTTTGTAGTGATAATTGGAACAATTGGAAAAAGCGAAATCATAAATCAATTGGCCAAAAAAGGAAAAATTGATGCCAAGGAACTTCAGGGAAAATGGGAAAAATTTACGACTCAAATTGTTGAAAATCCGTTTAAAGGGATCAAAAAAGCTCTGGTAATTGCAGGTTCAGATAAAAGAGGAACAATTTACGGAATCTACGATTTGTCTAGTCAAATTGGTGTTTCTCCTTGGTATTTTTGGGCTGATGTTCCTGCGAAAAAACAATCGGAATTGCATGTTTTGCCTGGAATACATTCGCAAGGAGAGCCAAAAGTAAAGTATCGCGGTATTTTTATAAATGATGAAGCTCCTGCATTAACAGGCTGGGCATTTGAAAAATTTGGCGGATTCAATTCGAAATTTTACGACAATGTTTTTGAATTGATTCTGAGAATGAAAGGCAACTATTTATGGCCGGCAATGTGGGGCAGAATGTTTTATGTCGAAGATCCGCAGAATGCTGTTTTGGCCGATGAATATGGAATTGTGATGGGAACTTCGCATCATGAACCATTATCGAGAGCGCACGCTGAATGGGGAAAAGAAAAAGGAAAATGGGATTTTAATACCAATTCAGAGGCTTTGATTACATTCTGGAAAGATGGAATTAAACGAATGGGAAATAAAGAAACCATTGTGACAATTGGAATGCGTGGCGACGGCGATGAACCTATGACGGAAGGAACTGCAATTGGACTCTTGGAAAATATCGTAAAAACGCAAAGAAATATTATTGCAGAAGTTACGAAAAAACCAGCCGAAAAAACGCCACAAATGTGGGCACTTTATAAAGAAGTTCAGGATTATTACGACAAAGGAATGAGAGTGCCCGATGATGTGACGCTTTTATTGTGCGATGACAATTGGGGAAACATTAGAAAACTTCCGGAATTGAACGCAAAACCAAGAAAAGGCGGTTACGGAATTTATTATCATTATGATTATGTGGGCGGTCCGCGCAATTATAAATGGATCAACACTAACCAAATCGAACGCACTTGGGAACAAATGGATTTGGCTTACCAACGCGGAGTTGATAAAATTTGGATTGTAAATGTTGGCGATATAAAACCAATGGAATTTCCGATTGCCTTTTTCCTAGATATGGCATGGAATCCTGAAAAATTCAATGCCGGAAATTTACAAGAATATTATGTGAATTGGGCAAAAGAGAATTTTGGAGGTCAGTTTGCAGAGGAAATTGCTACAATTTTAAAATTATATACCAAATACAATTCGCGCAGAAAACCTGAATTATTGGATGAGAAAACCTATAGCGTCACAAATTATAACGAAGCTGACCGAGTTGTTGCCGATTATCAAAAATTGGTTGAAAAAGCCAATGCAATAAATGAGAAATTACAGCCTGAATATAAAGATGCTTTTTATCAGCTGGTTTTATTTCCGGTTTTGGCAAGTGCAAACTTAAATGAATTGTATGTCGCGACGGCCAAAAATCATTTGTATGCAGCGCAGGGAAAGGCATCGGCAAATGAATACGTAGAAAAAGTAAAATCATTATTTGAAAGAGATAGCCTGTTGACGAATTATTATCATACCAAAGTGGCAAATGGAAAATGGAATCACATGATGTCGCAGACACACATTGGTTATACAAATTGGCAACAGCCGGATAAAAATGTGATTCCGAAAACTAAAACAGTTGAGGTTTTAAACAAATCAGAAGCTGGGATTTCTGCTCAAGATACTCCGAATGCTGAAACATCAATTAATAAAAATAGAGATTTAGCTAATGTTCGAGGTTTTGTTGAGGATAACGGTTATATTTCGATAGAAAGTAAAAATTATTCTGAGGCAATAAATTCGGATTCAGTGAAATGGACGATTATTCCAAATCTAGGTAAAACAGATTCTGGAATAACAATAAAACCTTCAAATATCCAGCCGATTGAAATCTCGGAACAATCTCCAAGATTAGAATACAACGTTCATTTTTTCAGCAAAGGAAAGGTAAAAGTAAAAGCGTTTTTTTCACCCACAATCAATTTTAAAATGGGTGACGGCTTAAAATACGGAATTGGATTTGATTCAGAAAAACCGCAAATCATGAACCTCAATGGAGATTCTTCTGAAAAAGCTTGGGCAACATCGGTAGCAAATAATATTAAAATAATAACATCAGAACATCAAATAGAAAATTCAGGGAATCACGTTTTGAAAATTTATGCGATCGATGCGGCTTTGGTACTTCAGAAAATTGTAATTGAGACTGAAGAAGGAAAGGTTTTGGAGTCGTATTTGGGGCCTCCAGAGAGTTTTAGAAAGGAATGA
- the uxuA gene encoding mannonate dehydratase, with translation MQQTMRWFGPQDNVTLLDIKQAGATGIVTALHHIPVGEIWTISEIKERQQIIKNEGLEWAVVESLPVHEEIKRASGNYLQYIENYKISLKNLAECGIKIITYNFMPILDWVRTHHNFINEDGSKALLYNQDAFTYFDVYLLKRPNSENDYSDAEKEKALQFGNQLSEDEKALLFKNVLLGLPGSKINFTAEQILALLENYAEIDNQKLRENLIYFLSEVTPIAEGNGQKLAIHPDDPPFSVLGLPRIVSTEADLKAIFNAIPSTANGLCYCTGSLSADPKNNLEKIIDDYGDRIHFLHLRNTIRESETIFRESEHLNGDVKMELIVEKFLLLMNKTKTSLPVRPDHGFLHAVDEKTETYPGYSLTGRLKGLAELRGLEMGIGYKLNL, from the coding sequence ATGCAACAAACAATGCGTTGGTTTGGACCTCAGGACAACGTGACTTTATTAGATATCAAACAAGCTGGAGCAACCGGAATTGTTACGGCTTTGCATCATATTCCAGTTGGCGAAATTTGGACAATCAGTGAGATTAAAGAAAGACAGCAAATCATTAAAAATGAAGGTCTGGAATGGGCGGTTGTTGAAAGTCTTCCTGTTCACGAAGAGATTAAGCGAGCTTCAGGAAATTATCTGCAATACATTGAAAATTATAAAATTAGTTTGAAGAATTTGGCAGAATGTGGTATCAAAATCATAACCTACAATTTCATGCCGATTCTGGATTGGGTGAGAACCCATCATAATTTTATAAACGAAGATGGAAGCAAAGCTTTGCTGTACAATCAGGATGCATTTACTTATTTTGATGTTTATCTTTTAAAAAGACCAAATTCAGAAAATGATTATTCAGATGCTGAAAAAGAAAAAGCGTTGCAATTTGGAAATCAATTATCTGAAGATGAAAAAGCGTTGCTCTTTAAAAATGTATTATTAGGCCTTCCAGGAAGTAAAATCAATTTTACCGCGGAACAGATTTTGGCGCTTTTAGAAAATTATGCCGAAATCGACAATCAAAAACTAAGAGAAAACCTGATTTATTTTTTATCAGAAGTAACTCCGATTGCGGAGGGAAATGGACAAAAATTAGCGATTCATCCAGACGATCCACCATTTTCAGTTTTAGGTTTGCCAAGAATTGTTTCGACAGAAGCCGATTTGAAAGCGATTTTCAATGCCATTCCTTCAACAGCAAACGGATTGTGTTATTGCACAGGCTCATTAAGCGCCGATCCAAAAAATAATCTGGAAAAAATAATTGATGATTATGGAGACCGAATTCACTTTTTGCATCTTCGAAATACCATCCGCGAAAGCGAAACCATTTTCCGAGAATCAGAACATTTGAACGGTGATGTAAAAATGGAATTGATTGTAGAGAAATTTTTGCTTCTAATGAATAAAACTAAAACAAGTCTCCCAGTTCGCCCAGATCATGGTTTTCTCCATGCAGTTGATGAAAAAACAGAAACCTATCCAGGTTATTCGTTGACAGGAAGATTAAAAGGTTTGGCGGAATTGCGAGGTTTGGAAATGGGAATTGGGTATAAATTGAATTTGTAA
- a CDS encoding SDR family oxidoreductase — translation MSKKSAIVTGGNSGLGFATAKKLCDNGITTYIIGRSKEKTEEACKEIGENAIPVIFDLNDLAGIPAMIESITKENPIDILVNNAGINLKKEFLDVTDEDFLSIIHTNLLSVFAVSKAVVKNMKENGAGSIVNISSMASQYGIPKVIAYSASKGAIESMTRAMAVELAPFGIRVNCVAPGFIKTKMSAKALDSDPERKNKVLGRTPMGFLGEPSDIADAVYYFALSESKYTTGTILPVDGGNSIGF, via the coding sequence ATGAGCAAAAAATCGGCAATTGTAACCGGAGGAAATTCAGGTTTAGGATTTGCAACAGCAAAAAAACTTTGTGATAACGGAATCACAACTTACATAATAGGAAGATCAAAAGAAAAAACAGAAGAAGCTTGCAAGGAAATTGGAGAAAATGCTATTCCGGTAATCTTCGATTTGAATGATTTGGCCGGAATTCCAGCAATGATTGAAAGCATCACAAAAGAAAATCCAATTGATATTTTGGTAAACAATGCCGGAATCAATTTAAAAAAGGAATTTTTAGACGTAACCGATGAAGATTTTTTATCCATAATTCACACCAATCTTTTAAGTGTTTTTGCAGTAAGCAAAGCGGTTGTAAAAAACATGAAAGAAAATGGGGCAGGAAGTATTGTAAACATCAGCTCGATGGCATCGCAATACGGAATTCCGAAAGTAATTGCGTATTCAGCCAGCAAAGGCGCAATCGAATCAATGACACGTGCAATGGCGGTAGAATTGGCGCCATTTGGGATTCGTGTAAATTGTGTCGCTCCAGGTTTTATCAAAACTAAAATGTCGGCAAAAGCTTTGGACAGCGATCCAGAAAGAAAAAACAAAGTATTAGGAAGAACACCAATGGGATTTTTAGGAGAACCTTCGGATATTGCTGATGCCGTTTATTATTTCGCTTTAAGCGAATCAAAATATACAACCGGAACTATTTTGCCTGTTGATGGCGGGAATAGTATTGGTTTTTAG
- a CDS encoding alpha-glucuronidase family glycosyl hydrolase, with protein sequence MTSLRFVFLFLLISFSLSAQKDYKLWLQYNAMKNDAMVSEYKNNLKGIVVLGNSETIKIVEKELKTGFLGMLGNVPEIKSEIKEENNLIVGAEFSLNPEIKKAIHSDFDKINSEGFIIKSVSIQNKKQIIITGKNDVAVLYGVFNFLRILQTNKSVKNLNIADSPKTNIRILNHWDNLDRTVERGYAGFSLWNWQKLPDFIDQRYIDYARANASIGINGTVLTNVNANALILTPQYLEKVEALANVFRPYGIKVYLTARFSAPIEIGSLKTADPKDPEVINWWKSKSAEIYKRIPDFGGFLVKANSEGQPGPQNYGRDHVDGANMLADAVAPFGGVIMWRAFVYSEHDANDRAKQAYAEFQPYDGKFKENVIVQVKNGAIDFQPREPFHPLFGAMPKTPLMMEFQITQEYLGFSTHLVFLPKLFQEVLESDTYQKGKGSTVVKVVDGSLYNNKLTGIAGVANIGNDLNWTGHPFAQANWYGFGRLAWNLYLDSETIADEWLRCTFSNDENFIKPVKNIMIESREAVVNYMTPLGLHHIMDTGHHYGPGPWVSNLSRPEWNPTYYHKADKNGIGFDRSKSGTNATSQYAPEVETLFDNLETCLEKDLLWFHHVSWDYKLKNGQTLWNGLALKYQEGVNQVKNMQNVWKKTEKYIDNERFNEVGMLLEIQYKEAKWWRDACLLYFQQFSGKELPAGVEKPTQTLEYFKSLKFPFAPGNG encoded by the coding sequence ATGACTTCATTAAGATTTGTTTTTCTTTTTCTTCTGATTTCCTTTTCCCTTTCGGCACAAAAGGATTATAAATTATGGCTTCAGTATAATGCTATGAAAAATGATGCAATGGTTTCAGAATATAAAAACAATCTTAAAGGAATTGTGGTTTTAGGAAACTCCGAAACCATTAAAATTGTCGAGAAAGAACTTAAAACCGGATTTTTGGGTATGTTGGGAAATGTTCCAGAAATAAAATCTGAAATAAAAGAAGAAAATAACCTAATCGTAGGCGCTGAATTTTCATTAAATCCCGAAATAAAAAAGGCAATTCATTCTGATTTTGATAAAATAAACAGCGAAGGTTTTATCATCAAATCGGTTTCTATTCAAAATAAAAAACAAATCATTATTACCGGAAAAAATGACGTTGCCGTTTTATACGGAGTTTTTAATTTCCTAAGAATTTTGCAGACGAATAAATCGGTTAAAAATTTAAACATTGCCGATTCTCCCAAAACCAATATCAGAATCCTAAATCATTGGGATAATTTAGACAGAACGGTGGAGAGAGGTTACGCCGGATTTTCACTTTGGAATTGGCAGAAATTGCCTGATTTTATAGATCAGCGTTATATTGATTACGCCAGAGCAAATGCGTCAATTGGAATTAACGGAACGGTTTTGACCAATGTAAATGCCAACGCTTTAATCCTGACTCCACAATATTTAGAAAAAGTCGAGGCTTTGGCCAATGTTTTTAGGCCTTACGGAATAAAAGTCTATTTGACAGCAAGATTTTCGGCACCAATCGAAATTGGAAGTTTAAAAACAGCCGATCCAAAAGATCCGGAAGTGATTAATTGGTGGAAAAGCAAGTCGGCAGAAATCTATAAACGAATTCCAGATTTTGGAGGATTTCTGGTAAAAGCCAATTCAGAAGGCCAGCCGGGTCCGCAAAATTATGGAAGAGATCATGTTGATGGGGCGAATATGCTGGCCGATGCCGTTGCGCCTTTTGGTGGCGTAATTATGTGGAGAGCGTTTGTATATTCTGAACACGATGCAAATGACCGTGCCAAACAAGCTTACGCCGAATTCCAGCCGTATGATGGAAAATTCAAAGAAAATGTAATTGTTCAGGTCAAAAACGGAGCAATAGATTTTCAGCCTAGAGAGCCTTTTCATCCGTTATTTGGAGCAATGCCAAAGACGCCATTAATGATGGAATTTCAAATCACGCAGGAATATTTAGGCTTTAGCACGCATTTGGTTTTTCTACCTAAATTATTTCAGGAAGTTCTAGAATCTGATACGTATCAAAAAGGAAAAGGTTCAACCGTTGTTAAAGTCGTTGATGGTTCATTATACAATAATAAACTAACCGGAATTGCGGGCGTTGCCAATATTGGGAACGATTTAAACTGGACAGGACATCCTTTTGCGCAGGCAAATTGGTACGGTTTCGGCAGATTGGCATGGAATCTTTATTTAGATTCCGAAACAATAGCCGATGAATGGTTGAGGTGTACTTTTTCAAACGATGAAAATTTCATTAAACCTGTAAAAAATATAATGATCGAATCGCGCGAAGCGGTGGTCAATTATATGACGCCTCTTGGATTGCATCACATTATGGATACTGGACATCATTATGGGCCAGGTCCGTGGGTTTCGAATTTATCAAGACCAGAATGGAATCCGACGTATTATCATAAAGCAGACAAAAACGGAATTGGTTTTGACCGATCAAAATCGGGGACAAATGCCACTTCGCAATATGCGCCTGAAGTTGAAACGCTTTTTGATAATTTAGAAACGTGTCTAGAAAAAGATCTCTTATGGTTTCATCATGTTTCGTGGGATTATAAACTGAAAAACGGTCAGACGCTTTGGAATGGTTTGGCACTGAAATATCAGGAAGGCGTAAATCAGGTAAAAAATATGCAGAATGTCTGGAAGAAAACCGAAAAATACATTGACAACGAACGTTTTAACGAAGTCGGAATGTTGTTAGAAATTCAGTACAAAGAAGCAAAATGGTGGCGTGATGCATGTCTGTTATATTTTCAGCAGTTTTCAGGAAAAGAACTTCCGGCGGGAGTTGAAAAACCAACACAGACATTAGAGTATTTTAAATCATTAAAATTTCCTTTTGCACCGGGAAATGGATAA